From Manihot esculenta cultivar AM560-2 chromosome 18, M.esculenta_v8, whole genome shotgun sequence:
GAATCTTAAGAAAAATGAGTTACACTTGAAAAGATGTTTAAAATTGcgtcatataaaaatttaaataaatgagtgaTAATTATGGAagaaattttgtttttaattccATGTGACAACTTAGGTGAGCTCAATACAAAAATATGAGAGTAAGTCCACTACATGAGGTAAGAGTTTGATAAGGATAGGGATGACCATATTGACCTTGATAAATTTGTTGACTTCATCAAGCATGGAGGGATAGAAGAACACTAATGGAAGAGGTAGAGCAACAAGAGAACAAAGGAGGTGTAATTTCATGTCTCATTAAGCATATTTAAGCGTCGTAAATGAGTGAGCTAATTGAAATTCAAAGCCATTGAATCAAGAGTTGTTCAAGGGGAGTGCCTTCACTCTAGAATCAAGGTTGTCAAATTCGCTTTTCTAACCTAGTATCAGTGCAGGGACTCTAAAATCgtatcataaaatcataaaatgtaagattttataatttatttaaaatgcaTCTAATATGCATGTGTGTGAAAAAACATAAAAAGTTATGAAAAAATACTttctaatatattaataaatctaatatttaaattactttatttttaatgtaatattttttcacatgaaaataattaaaattatacatatatatacatacatatatatatacatatatatatacatatatatatacatatatgtatgtatatatatacttatatatatacacatacatatatacatatatatacatatatatatatatatatatatatatatatatatatataaacgtCATATTACTTTGaaaagatataaataaaataataaaaatattttataaataatatataggaATTAGATtagatttataataatttagaatGAATGtgcataataattataattgggTAATTAATAGCCATTATTacatttaaaaacttaaaaatctaaaaatgatgtgaaaataaacaaataacaaTCAATTTTGATAAGTTAAAAGGTaatcatttaaatataaaattgtaaACTCCCAAAATcatgttatttttaaattttgaaatcaaTTTTGATAAGTTAAAAGGTGCCTTTTTCACCTTTAGCATAAATAAGAAATAGCAAGTGGCTTTACGGTAAATCTTTAATATCATTGTGTCTTTTTCACCtttaacataaattttttatttttgatatgtGACTTTATAGTGTTTTCTGATATCATTGTGTCTTTTTTCACTTTTAGTGAAAAAAATGACATAATTTCACAGTGATTTCTGATATCATTGTATCTTTTTCTCCTTTagcataaagaaaaaaaagaaatggcATGTGACTTCATAGTGATTTCTAATATTGTTGTGTTTTTTTTACCTTTAGCATAAATAAGAAATAATATATGACTTCAAAGTgatttaggttattgttagCATATCActttacaataaattttaaatttaaataaccaAATATATTACATGTAAAAATAAAAGCCCTAGATGACAGTAGAAATTTCATCCTTCTATAACCACATGATCCTTTAGTACTATGGTTGCAATAGTCTCACAGGTTTGAGGTGGTTTGAAATGACTCACATGATGCATGTGTAATCACGGGTAGATGATCTCCCCATTATCTATGATCAACTCATTCCATATCTCCGTGCTAGTGGATTTTATGGGATAGATCGGCTAGACTTCTTCCAGTCAAATCACTATCTAATTAGAACATTAGTTGAGAGATGGATGGCAGAAACACATACTTTTATGTTGCCTCATAAAGATTGTATAGTTAGGCTATAGGATATTGGCTTGATTTCAAGATTGTCAATTGATGGCACAACTGTTATTGGAACTGTAGGCCAACCTTGGTAATTGTTATGTCAAGATTTGTTTGAGATTGTGCATGATTGAGATGTAATGAAAGACAATTCAGATTCACTTACATGGTTGAGAGGTAAGTTTAACCACATTCCTAATTACATCGATAATATTGTTCTTCAGATACATGTAAGGGCCTTCATATTGTGCCTCATTGGTGATGCAATATTTGCTAATAGATCTGTTACTAGagttaatatgatatttttatcaCTACTAGCAAATTTGAATAGGATAGGTGAATACAGTAGGGTGCAGTCTGTTTTGCTTGGCTGTACAAGGAGCTATGCAAAGCATCATCAATCACTATGAGTACAATAGATGGATAGAGCACtgcatatattataaatatggaCTTGGAATAAAATCAAAACAATAGCATCCAGTATCGCCTATATTGTTCCACCGGAACATACACCGATTAACAGTCAATTAGTTTTTTctacttattttttatatttattttacacaAATATTGTTATTAACTCAAAGTAATTTATCATATAGGTAGAATACAAAAACAATTATTGAAGTTACTACACATGTGCTTGTGTAATTTCGGTATCAACTTGACCGTATAAAAGTCagaattacttaattttattcttcttaattattttttatctttaacatcaaaattttaattttagattattgaatttattttaactatGCATTTTACGTAGAAGTTTTACTAAATTATTGTATATAAGGCAGAGATATCTAGTATTTGGCTATGCTACTTATTTGTGTTTTATGTAGTTGAGTGGTATAACTTAATAGAGTGCTACAACTGTTTGGTTATAAGGGTGTGCAATCGgtcaattcaattcaaaatcGAATGAAATCGATAAAATCGAAAATtgaaatgtttaatttttaaaattaggctattagacaaaaaaaaaaatcaaatgttTACGATAATTCACATTTATATCCAACATTTTAAGTCTTGAATGATAAAACCAAACCTTTTCAATTTACCACAATTATAGATAAGAGGACTCGATCAAATTTAGAAAAGTTAGTagtaaattacaatataattccTAAAATTctatttgactaataaaatagtccttaaatatatatttttttattataacaaTGTCAATTTTTGTTCATCCCATTATTTACACCTTATTctcacttttatataatatcatagattattaataaaaacttaaaatatagaaataaataaaactttataatttaaaacatataatatttcattttatttagaatattattaattattaatagaaagtaaagtttttcaaatataaaaaatacacatatataatttataatattgagtATAGACATTCcatgaaatattttagtatatacTCTATCTATCCCATAATTTTtgtccatctttcttttttttattatcccaAAATTATTGTTCACTTTCCTTTTTGAGACTATAGTAACATATAAATCGActattataactctatttaattttatcttagtTGTAAGAAATCTTTCAAAATCTCTCTTAATATTATAAATCTCTCTATTATAACTCTTATCCCAaaatctctaaatattatttCAATGATATTCTATCGCCTTTTGAAAAGCGAGGTGGTCGTCCTCAACCTTCACGTTTGATCAATGGCTTTTGGGATGCACTTTGTGATTCTAGTCTTATTGAATTCTCCATGACGGGATATCCTTTTACATGGGAGCATGGAAGAAATAGTGATGGCTGGGTGGAATCTAGGTTGGACCGTGTTTTTACTAATGTTCAGTGGCGTACCAGGTTTTCTAATTTTACTGCTGAAGTATTGGGTTTCTCTACTTCGGACCATTTGCCTATTCTTCTTGCTGTCAAATGCTTTGTGGATCAGCATCATGCTCATCGTTTTCGGTTTGAGAATACGTGGCTCCGTGAGGCAGGTTGTCGAACCCTAATTTCGGATATTTGGCAACTCTCTCCAGATATGGACGTTGAGGGTAAGCTTGTGGCCTGTCGTACTGCTTTGAAATCGTGGGGCACGAATCTTAGACTTCTGCATAAAGCTGAGATGGACGAGAGTCTTGCTATTATGGCCCGTCTACGCGGTGCATATGGGTGAGTTTTTACGAGCCCAATCCCGTTTCTTTCATCTTTTAAATCTCCATGAGATCTTCTGGAAGCAACGTGCCAAGCAATTTTGGCTTAAAGAGGGTGATGCTAATATTCGATTTTTCTACAGTGCTGCTTCTGCTCGAAAACGGAAAAATACAACTGTTAAACTGCTGGATGACTCGAACGTGTGGCATGATAAGAATTCGGGTCTGGAAGAGGTGATGTCTGGATATTTTACGTCTCTCTTTACTTCTCATGATTGTAATTCTGAACCAGTATTGCAGTGTGTTCCGTTATTGGTGTCACATGATCAGAATGCTCTCTTTTAGCTCCTTTCCGTTATTGGTGTCACATTATCAGAATGCATCTCTTTTAGCTCCTTACAGTTGTGACGAGGTAAAATCTGCAGCTTTTTCTATGAAAATTGATAAATCTCCTGGGTTAGATGGTTTCAATCCTGGTTTTTTCCAGCATTATTGGGATATTATTAGTGGGGATGTGTCTCGTTTTTGTATTGATTGCTTGCATTCAGGGTCTCTCCCCTCGAAATTGAATGAGACTGCTTTAGTTTTGATACCTAAGAAGGGTGTCCCTGAGCAAATGAGTGATTTGCATCCTATTGCCCTCTGTAACGTGGTTTATAAGATCATGACTAAGATGATAGTTAACCGGCTTAAGTCCATCTTGCCGTCTATTGTCTCGAAAAGCCAGAGCGCTTTTATTTCTGGGCACAACATTCAAGACAATATAATCTTAGCTTTTGAGGCTATGCATAGATTTAATATGTTTCATCGAAAGAAAAAGTTATCTGGGGCCCTTAAAATGGACATCAGCAAAGCCTATGATAGACTGGAGTGGGATTTCATTCGTGACATGCTCATTCGTATGGGGTTTGCGCAGCGATGGGTTGCTTTGGTGTTTTCTTGTAGCTCCACTGTTCGTTATTGGATTCTGCATAATGGCAGGGAAATCGGCCTTATCTTACCAACGAGGGAACTGAGGCAAGGAGATCCCTTGTCGCCTGATTTATTCATTCTTTGTGCTGAGGGGCTATCCCGCCTTTTGCAAGAAGTATAAACCGTGGCAGTCTTCATGGGTTCAGGATATCACGGGGTGGCCCGCAGATCTCCCACCTTTTTTTCGCGGACGATAGCTTGATTTTCTTCAGAGCAAATGTTCAAGAGGCGTTGGAGCTCAAGCATATTCTTCGCATCTATGAGAACACATCTGGACAATTGGTTAACTTTCAAAAATCATCTATTTCTTACAGCAAATATACTCCTGTGGCTTTTCGGGATTCTATTTGTTCAGTACTTTAGGTTGAGGAGAAGCCGGATTTGGGTAATTATTTGGGACTCCCTTCTCATATTGGTAGTAACAAGAGGGAAGTGTTCAGTTTTGTTAAGGACCGTTTGTGGAAGCGGCTGAATTCATGGAAGCATCGTGCGCTATCCCAAGCAGGTAAAGAGGTCCTCTTGAAAACAGTCCTCCAAGCTTTGCCAAACTATGTTATGAGTTTGTTTTTACTGCCTCGGACTTTATGTGCTGATTTGCAGCGTATGATGACCCGGTATTGGTGGAGTAAGGGTGCTGATCAAAATCGTGGTATTCACTGGCTGGGTTGGCATAGAATGGCGAAGCACAGACTGGACAGCGGGTTAGGGTTTAAATCGCTCCATGAGTTTAACTTAGCCATGCTTGGTAAGCAGGGTTGGAACATTATTACCAGGCCTCATTCTTTAGTGGCCCGTGTTCTTAAGGCTCGTTATTTTCCGACAACGTCTTTTTTTGAAGCTTTTTTCACAATCCTAGCTTTTTGTGGCGTAGTACATGGGTGACTCGAAGTCTGGTTAAAGCTGGTGCTTATTGGAGAATTGGGAATAGCAGGTCAGTTTCTATTTGGTCTCACCCTTGGTTGAAAGAGGCGCTCGACTCATTGGTTTCTACACCCCCTCCTCCGAATTGTACTCTTTCTGTTGTTGCAGATCTTATGATCGGCCATAGATGGAATGAGAGTTTAATAGCTCAGTTGTTCAATGACAGAGATAGGAGTTGTATTTTGAACATCCCTCTAAGTCTTTCTTCGCACCCAGATGCATGGTGCTGGAAGTTTGCGTCCAAGGGTCACTATTTTGTCAAGAGTGCTTACAGATTTCTGGTTGCTGGGTTTCGACATAGGGAAGGTAGTGAGATATGGAGTCATTTTTGGAAGACGAAGGTGCCTCCTAAAGTGCTTAATTTCTGCTGGCGTGCTTTAGTTAATGTTGTTCCTTGCCTCTCTTTGCTTCAGTCTAGGAGAGTTCCGGTTGATTCGATGTGTCCGTTGTGTCATGAGGCTCCTGAGACTGTCTTGCATATTCTTGTTCAATGTCCTTTTGCCCGCAGTTGCTGGTTGAGTTCGCCTTTTGGTTGGCCTGCATTCTCCGCTGCCTCTCTTAGGGAGTGATTCTCTTTAGCCTTCCTTCCTACTTCTGCGGAGAATGCTTCCATTATTCTAATGATATGTTGGGCTTTGTGGCATAACAGAAATAATGTTGtttggaaagctcaggttcgaactgcgagtggtgtgttcttcatggcactgaattttttgcagcaatggaGGGGGGCCTGCTCTGATTCTACCAGCTGCACCAATGCTGTGTCGGCTTTGACTGTCTGGTCTCCTCCACCGCAGGGTTGGATTAAGGTTAATATTGATGCCTCTTTAAACTCACAACGAAGTTCACTAGGCTTTGGCTGTGTAGTCCGAGATGCTAATGGTAGATTTATGGCGGCTAAAGCAGGCTGTTTTTGCAGTCAGATGGAGGTTAAGTGTGCTGAGGCAATGACTTTTTGAGAGGCGTTGAGCTGGTTTAAAGAGTGTGGATGGGATCGAGTTCTTTTCAAATCGGATGCTCATGTTCTTGTTGTGTCCATTAAAAATGCTTCGTTAGATGATTTATCACCTTTTGGtcttttggttcaagattgtaaatTGCTTCTATCCAGTTATGAAGAAGCAAGATGTGGTTTTATTCACAggtctgcgaatgatgtcgctcatgttctagcaatatcggctcattctgagtcaggtcaaggagtttgggTTCATGTCCCTCCTCATATAGTTTCTTTGATCGCTTTGAGTTAATGatatttctctctttttcaaaaaaaaaaaatttaagatagatataattgaaaagttaataaaataaattgtatttcTTAATAGGTGTGAAAAAGcaaaatggataaaaattaaGGGATAGAGAGAgtattatttatatgtgatattttatataatatagatttatttgtaataaatatttataatatatttaatattactataataatataaaatatatttaatttcaatataaaatttaaattaaaagattatatgtttttattaataatataaaattttaaggattatattataatttgtcattaacttttcaaattcaatttagttCTCTTGACTATAGTTGTGACAAACTGAAAAGGTTTAGTTTTACTATCCAAAAGtgttgaatataaatattaattacagTAAACGTTTGGAGTTTTTTGTCCAATATCACCTTTAAAATCTAGTAATCTATTTTAGATattcataaatatattttagagGATGATAGACTTGAGCTTATGAATGGGAGAGTTGTAACACAGTCATGGATAATATTGAAAGTATAGTTAATTTGATATTCATGAACCgaaaaatgtttgatcatattTCTTAAATACCTCCACAACCAACACCACTTACCCATCTAATTTCACATGATGTAGATGGTGCATCCCCTACCTCTCAGCATCCTTCAAGACATTGCCACCAAAGTAGCAGGCCTACAAGGGAGACAGAGATTTAATGGCCTTTCATCATTACGACTCTTACACAGAAGTGGACCAAACTTCTAATGTGCCCACTTATGGAAATGATTTTCATAATCAATATACAAGTTGGGCAATAGAGCTTTCTATGCCTTTTCAGTCATGTACTCCAATGCTATATCTATACGATCAGACGGGAGGAAAAGACATGATTAGCATATTGTTCGACTTCTTTTCTCTAATGCAGACATGGACTCTATAAGAGTATTTTTTTGCATTCCTTCTGCAGTCACTTGATGACCTATCAAGttgtttgaatttatttaactcTAATTTTTCTGAGTTATTTTTCTAATTCCATATTCGGGGATTTTAGATTTGCATTTCAGGATCCAAATATCGGAAAGAGTTCAAGGTCTCAACCTCAAACTCCTGATTTAAATCTATCTATGACGCAAGAAGATATTGGAGATTTTGAGGAGGCTCCATAGGAGTCATCATTTGACGGGTGTCATTACAACACAAGATGCCCTAAAGTGAGAAGACCACGACAATATAGAATAAAGGAAATTTACATGGCCATCGGTGATagtcatatttttttaatgttgttatatttttatgttactatcatatatattattcaaaaattatgttggtagattaatttaattttatgtaaatttttaatttaaattacttaaattaaataatttattcataaaataactataaatttcCTTAAATATGTTACAAGATTAATATAATCTTCATGTTgcaatagtaaatattttttgtatatTTGCTTTTGGaattttacaatataaatatTGCTTATAATAATTTCTTGTACGAATGGTATTTATAAGATcaaaatattaatcaaattgatttataagatcaaaatatattataagatcaaatataaatatattattaatttaaattaattcaatttatcaaaagaaaaaagaaaagttttggaGAGTAAGTCAATTTTGCAAAAATAactgtaaataaaattttattaacaaacataacataaatggGTATAACttctaatttttttcttaactaAATACATTC
This genomic window contains:
- the LOC110606249 gene encoding uncharacterized protein LOC110606249, whose product is MTGYPFTWEHGRNSDGWVESRLDRVFTNVQWRTRFSNFTAEVLGFSTSDHLPILLAVKCFVDQHHAHRFRFENTWLREAGCRTLISDIWQLSPDMDVEGKLVACRTALKSWGTNLRLLHKAEMDESLAIMARLRGAYGAASARKRKNTTVKLLDDSNVWHDKNSGLEEVMSGYFTSLFTSHDCNSEPNASLLAPYSCDEVKSAAFSMKIDKSPGLDGFNPGFFQHYWDIISGDVSRFCIDCLHSGSLPSKLNETALVLIPKKGVPEQMSDLHPIALCNVVYKIMTKMIVNRLKSILPSIVSKSQSAFISGHNIQDNIILAFEAMHRFNMFHRKKKLSGALKMDISKAYDRLEWDFIRDMLIRMGFAQRWVALVFSCSSTVRYWILHNGREIGLILPTRELRQGDPLSPDLFILCAEGLSRLLQEVEEKPDLGNYLGLPSHIGSNKREVFSFVKDRLWKRLNSWKHRALSQAGKERMMTRYWWSKGADQNRGIHWLGWHRMAKHRLDSGTWVTRSLVKAGAYWRIGNSRSVSIWSHPWLKEALDSLVSTPPPPNCTLSVVADLMIGHRWNESLIAQLFNDRDRSCILNIPLSLSSHPDAWCWKFASKGHYFVKSAYRFLVAGFRHREGSEIWSHFWKTKVPPKVLNFCWRALVNVVPCLSLLQSRRVPVDSMCPLCHEAPETVLHILVQCPFARSCWLSSPFGWPAFSAASLRENNVVWKAQQWRGACSDSTSCTNAVSALTVWSPPPQGWIKVNIDASLNSQRSSLGFGCVVRDANGRFMAAKAGCFCSQMEVKCAEAMTF